Proteins co-encoded in one Desulfitobacterium hafniense DCB-2 genomic window:
- a CDS encoding sensor histidine kinase: protein MKKPRRYLSLEKTILILICLVVFLSLLVTNILVSEEVATATEKNIASRAVNISRIVAHSPIVIDGLSGRRDKREIQTYAGELMDLTKVNYIVVMDMKGIRVSHPNVNELGKPFMGGDEGTVLQGKEHISTAKGTLGLSMRAFSPVFDEEGEQIGAVAVGILMNTVEEAVRESRSRTYFGMGLGFIVGILGAIFLAKRIKKIMFGLEPFAIARILQERSAMLESVREGIVAIDAEGKVTLTNAEAARLMSLAGIGDVKEMDSEMIPDSVFKRVLDKGEPVLDLEYDVRGVTLLTNTVPLKVDGEIVGAVSTFRDKTEIRQLGEELSGVKVYAEALRAQTHEFMNKIHVILGLVHMKKYEQLGPYVSQIAHQYQTKGGPIVRNIRDPILAGFIQAKMSNARENGCELVLNEESYCPQAKDSSMVHDLVTIIGNLLTNSFEAVKEKDTNEVELSLVYGEGELLIRVADQGSGIPAQVMKNMFVKGYSTKSNGRGFGLFLVQKSVEQRKGRMQIDSGDNKGTTFEIFLPYDPLEETL, encoded by the coding sequence ATGAAAAAGCCTAGGCGTTATCTTAGTCTGGAAAAAACAATACTAATATTAATCTGCTTAGTGGTGTTCCTATCTTTATTGGTTACGAATATTTTGGTAAGCGAAGAAGTAGCTACTGCCACGGAAAAAAATATCGCCAGTCGGGCGGTGAATATATCCCGGATCGTGGCACATTCACCGATTGTAATTGATGGCCTCAGTGGCCGGCGGGATAAAAGGGAGATTCAGACCTATGCCGGTGAATTGATGGACTTGACTAAGGTAAACTATATTGTGGTCATGGACATGAAAGGTATCCGAGTATCCCACCCCAATGTCAATGAACTGGGAAAACCCTTTATGGGGGGAGATGAAGGAACGGTTCTGCAGGGCAAGGAACATATTTCCACAGCTAAGGGAACCTTGGGTTTATCTATGCGGGCCTTCTCTCCCGTATTTGATGAAGAGGGTGAGCAAATAGGCGCCGTCGCTGTAGGTATTCTTATGAATACTGTGGAAGAGGCTGTGCGGGAAAGCCGGTCAAGGACCTATTTCGGTATGGGTTTAGGGTTTATTGTAGGGATCCTGGGGGCAATCTTTTTGGCCAAGCGTATCAAGAAAATTATGTTTGGGCTGGAACCCTTTGCAATCGCCCGAATCCTCCAGGAGCGCAGTGCTATGCTGGAGTCGGTGAGGGAAGGGATCGTGGCTATCGATGCCGAGGGAAAGGTCACTTTAACCAACGCTGAAGCGGCACGTCTTATGAGCCTGGCGGGAATCGGTGATGTCAAAGAGATGGATAGTGAGATGATTCCTGATTCGGTATTTAAACGCGTGCTTGATAAAGGTGAGCCGGTGCTGGATTTAGAATATGATGTCAGGGGAGTTACCCTTCTTACCAACACGGTCCCCTTAAAAGTCGATGGGGAAATTGTGGGTGCTGTCTCAACGTTTCGGGACAAAACAGAAATTAGGCAATTGGGAGAAGAGCTGTCCGGAGTAAAGGTTTATGCGGAGGCCTTAAGGGCTCAGACCCATGAATTTATGAATAAAATTCATGTGATTCTCGGTTTGGTTCATATGAAGAAATATGAACAACTAGGGCCTTATGTAAGTCAGATCGCCCATCAATATCAGACCAAGGGCGGGCCAATCGTCCGCAATATCCGTGATCCCATCTTGGCGGGATTTATCCAGGCTAAAATGAGTAATGCCAGGGAAAACGGCTGTGAACTGGTGCTTAATGAAGAGAGCTATTGCCCCCAGGCCAAGGATTCGTCTATGGTTCATGACCTGGTAACCATTATTGGCAATCTTTTAACCAATTCCTTTGAGGCGGTGAAGGAGAAGGACACTAACGAAGTGGAACTCAGCCTTGTTTATGGTGAAGGGGAATTGCTCATCCGGGTCGCAGACCAGGGATCAGGAATTCCCGCTCAGGTCATGAAGAATATGTTTGTTAAAGGCTATTCCACTAAATCCAATGGCCGCGGTTTTGGGTTGTTTTTGGTTCAGAAGAGTGTGGAACAGCGCAAAGGGCGGATGCAAATTGATTCAGGGGATAATAAAGGCACCACGTTTGAAATATTTCTACCTTATGACCCTTTGGAGGAGACGCTATGA
- the murJ gene encoding murein biosynthesis integral membrane protein MurJ, whose product MSGTRTVAMAAGLLMLTQLASRILGFLRESLMANFYGKTGVTDAYQTAFILPDLIYWLLVGGVLSSAFIPVFSEYIHKGKEEEGWRVASSFINLILLLLSALVILALIFTPYFIRLQVPGFTAENQALTVLLTRIILIQPLLLALSGITMGILNSYKIFWPSALGTVLYNASVIVFGVILARPDEPESISGFAIGVVVGALLNFVVQIPALRRQGLRYYPIIDWRHPGVRKIAVLAVPIILSYSLNQIQVVVNSNLGSHLIEGSLTAVWYSYRLYQLPVGIFALAIAVAVFPTLNEHAALNKWKDFVLTSSLAVRMVIFITLPISIGMIVLRYPLIRVLFEHGAFTPTDTFATAIPLLYFAVGISAQSVIQILPRMFYALQDTWTPVVIGIISMLANVAFMFLLVRPLQTGGLAFATSLAAVLNAILLLYLLRKRLKSIDGRRMFATTLKTLAASGVMGLAVWFGGQWLTSLVGVGKLASIFVLLAGTLLGALIFAAATKAMGMEEFEQTLGLFQKRFRRG is encoded by the coding sequence ATGTCAGGTACGCGGACGGTAGCTATGGCGGCCGGACTCTTAATGCTTACACAGCTTGCATCAAGGATTCTGGGCTTCTTAAGAGAATCCTTGATGGCGAATTTCTATGGAAAAACGGGAGTGACCGATGCTTACCAGACGGCATTTATTCTTCCGGATTTAATTTATTGGCTTTTAGTAGGCGGAGTTTTAAGCTCTGCCTTTATTCCTGTATTCTCCGAATATATCCATAAAGGAAAGGAAGAGGAAGGATGGCGGGTGGCCAGTTCTTTCATTAATTTGATCCTTTTGCTTTTAAGCGCTTTGGTTATCTTGGCCCTGATCTTTACTCCCTATTTTATTCGTTTGCAGGTTCCCGGATTTACAGCGGAAAACCAAGCTCTGACCGTCCTGCTCACCCGAATTATCTTGATTCAACCCCTGCTCCTGGCTTTAAGCGGAATTACCATGGGAATCTTAAACTCCTATAAGATCTTTTGGCCCAGTGCCTTGGGTACGGTTCTCTATAATGCCAGTGTCATTGTCTTCGGTGTGATTCTGGCCCGACCTGATGAGCCGGAATCCATCTCCGGTTTTGCCATCGGGGTCGTGGTGGGAGCCCTGCTTAACTTTGTGGTGCAGATACCTGCTCTGCGCCGTCAAGGACTTCGTTATTATCCCATCATTGATTGGCGGCATCCCGGAGTCCGCAAAATAGCGGTTCTGGCCGTTCCGATTATTCTCAGCTATTCCTTGAACCAAATCCAAGTAGTAGTGAACTCGAACTTAGGATCTCACCTTATCGAAGGCAGCTTGACGGCGGTGTGGTATTCTTACCGTTTATACCAGCTGCCGGTGGGCATTTTTGCTCTGGCTATTGCCGTCGCTGTGTTTCCGACCTTAAACGAACATGCTGCCTTGAATAAGTGGAAGGATTTTGTTCTGACTTCATCCCTTGCTGTGCGTATGGTGATTTTTATTACCTTGCCTATTTCTATAGGAATGATTGTTCTGCGCTATCCTTTGATCCGGGTGCTCTTTGAGCATGGGGCATTTACCCCCACTGACACCTTCGCTACGGCTATTCCGCTTTTGTATTTTGCCGTGGGGATCTCGGCCCAATCTGTGATTCAAATTCTGCCGCGGATGTTTTATGCTCTTCAGGATACCTGGACTCCGGTGGTCATCGGCATTATCTCCATGCTGGCCAATGTGGCGTTCATGTTTCTCCTGGTCAGACCCTTGCAGACTGGGGGATTAGCTTTTGCCACGTCCTTAGCTGCTGTACTTAATGCGATTCTGCTTCTTTACCTCCTGCGCAAGCGCTTAAAATCCATTGACGGCCGGAGAATGTTTGCAACTACTCTTAAGACTTTAGCAGCTTCCGGTGTGATGGGACTGGCAGTCTGGTTTGGGGGGCAGTGGCTGACCTCTCTTGTCGGAGTAGGGAAATTGGCTTCCATCTTTGTCCTGCTGGCGGGTACGTTGCTGGGCGCTCTCATTTTTGCCGCCGCAACCAAGGCCATGGGTATGGAAGAGTTTGAACAGACCCTTGGTCTATTTCAGAAACGTTTCAGGAGAGGGTAA
- the spoIIP gene encoding stage II sporulation protein P — MLKESMFSTKKWRWSFWPSARWARGFLLILLTLLFLGLFVYALEEGTSRQLVRVMAQQSFPFEALILEGIPGYSQPEREHLNQIRTQGVSLGTFLLTGVNIADARTYFFSYFTPPPGGPAWIGWAYNPGDPEYEGEIPELEEIPLTPSPVPPEHEEPALPLDDEVLVGIYHTHNSESYAGDGGGERDDKGDGEIVRVGETLKESLEKHGIRTVQALDIHDVEDFNKAYSKSLYTAAALVKNYPSMKLLLDLHRDGLPPGVNKGTVMIQGKEVARVMIVIGQKNPHWETNEAIAEELIAFAEENYPGLFIPRITYASDARYNQHLLDGAILFEIGSQLNTFAEAQGTAEVLGSLLADWLKE, encoded by the coding sequence TTGTTGAAAGAAAGTATGTTTTCCACGAAGAAGTGGCGATGGAGTTTTTGGCCCTCGGCCCGCTGGGCTCGCGGTTTTCTTCTTATTTTGCTGACCCTTCTTTTCCTGGGTTTATTCGTTTATGCTTTAGAAGAAGGAACGTCCCGTCAATTGGTCCGTGTTATGGCCCAGCAAAGCTTCCCCTTCGAAGCTCTTATACTGGAAGGAATCCCCGGCTATTCCCAGCCGGAAAGGGAGCATCTTAATCAGATTAGAACTCAAGGGGTCTCCTTAGGGACATTTTTATTGACTGGAGTCAATATCGCCGATGCCCGCACCTATTTCTTCAGCTATTTCACACCCCCGCCAGGGGGGCCGGCCTGGATCGGTTGGGCCTATAACCCCGGGGACCCGGAGTATGAAGGAGAAATACCTGAATTGGAGGAGATTCCCCTTACCCCATCCCCTGTACCGCCAGAGCATGAAGAACCGGCCCTGCCACTGGATGATGAGGTGCTTGTTGGCATCTACCATACCCACAATTCGGAAAGCTATGCCGGCGACGGAGGAGGGGAACGGGATGATAAGGGGGACGGAGAGATAGTCCGCGTAGGGGAAACGTTAAAGGAATCTCTGGAGAAGCATGGCATTCGGACTGTTCAGGCTTTGGATATTCATGATGTTGAGGATTTTAATAAAGCTTACAGCAAGTCTCTGTATACAGCCGCAGCTTTGGTTAAGAACTACCCCTCCATGAAACTCCTCTTGGATCTGCATCGGGATGGGCTGCCTCCGGGAGTCAATAAAGGCACAGTGATGATTCAAGGTAAGGAAGTTGCCCGAGTCATGATCGTCATTGGTCAGAAAAATCCCCATTGGGAAACCAATGAAGCCATTGCTGAAGAGCTGATTGCTTTTGCGGAAGAGAACTACCCGGGATTATTTATTCCCCGCATTACCTATGCCTCGGATGCCCGCTATAATCAGCATTTGCTGGATGGAGCCATTCTGTTTGAAATCGGCAGTCAGCTGAACACCTTTGCAGAAGCGCAAGGGACGGCAGAAGTCTTGGGAAGTCTATTGGCGGATTGGCTGAAAGAATGA
- a CDS encoding phage holin family protein: MLGMIVRFLVSAVVLLLVSYLVPGLKVAGFTGALIAAVVIAVLGYVVELAFGRDKVTRVHRGVVGFLVSAVVIYVSQFIVPGSIQVSIIGALLASLVIGIVDAFVPTELR; this comes from the coding sequence ATGTTAGGAATGATTGTCCGCTTTCTTGTTTCAGCCGTAGTCCTTCTCTTAGTCAGCTACTTAGTACCCGGTCTCAAAGTCGCCGGCTTTACCGGGGCACTCATTGCGGCCGTTGTCATTGCTGTCTTGGGATATGTAGTGGAGCTGGCCTTTGGCCGGGATAAAGTCACCCGTGTGCATCGGGGAGTTGTCGGCTTTTTAGTATCGGCTGTCGTGATTTATGTCAGCCAGTTTATTGTACCCGGCTCGATTCAAGTCAGCATCATTGGCGCTCTTCTGGCATCTCTGGTCATTGGAATTGTTGATGCCTTTGTACCTACTGAACTGCGCTAA
- the rpsT gene encoding 30S ribosomal protein S20 — MPNIKSAIKRVEIAKVRTIKNAAAKSTLRTTIRRFEESLSTDAETAKLALNKATRALDKASSKGLVHKNTAARKKSRLTKRYAKQFAQVG; from the coding sequence GTGCCAAATATTAAGTCCGCAATCAAAAGAGTTGAAATCGCTAAAGTCCGCACCATTAAAAATGCGGCTGCCAAATCAACTTTACGCACAACGATTCGTCGTTTTGAAGAGTCTTTAAGCACGGACGCCGAAACCGCAAAACTTGCGTTAAATAAAGCTACCCGCGCTTTGGATAAAGCTTCTTCCAAAGGTTTAGTGCACAAAAACACGGCTGCTCGCAAGAAGTCCCGCTTAACCAAGCGTTATGCGAAGCAATTTGCGCAAGTGGGCTAA
- the holA gene encoding DNA polymerase III subunit delta, translating into MWEIDQVRQGIVKNQIPSVNLWYGEERFFIQEALQLLKNSYLAQDPSGSGIEILSGKSTGPEQIVEIANTVSFFGGKLIIVEDIPYFQDGQGDALEPFFAYFENPNPGTCLVFLAQSVNRGRKFFKAIEKKGSILEFVSPKRQQEWSAWLDRELAARGKTMKPQVKALFLEWGGHQVGALSQELDKLALFVEGKEIRTEDVRSLVPQAVEATVFELLDAVAARSSKEAVQKLQQVLRQEHSLKVLTLLSRQVRLLLGARAMRQQGRGAEEAPRLLGIKPYEAQKIWQKAAQLTWEQLSWALRECLETDVAIKTGKGEPEFLLELMVVKFCEM; encoded by the coding sequence ATGTGGGAAATAGATCAAGTTCGGCAAGGAATTGTCAAGAATCAAATTCCTTCCGTCAATCTTTGGTATGGTGAGGAGCGGTTTTTTATTCAAGAAGCTCTTCAATTATTAAAGAATAGTTATCTTGCCCAAGACCCATCGGGCAGTGGCATAGAAATTCTATCTGGAAAAAGTACCGGACCGGAGCAGATTGTGGAAATCGCCAATACGGTCTCTTTTTTTGGCGGCAAACTGATTATCGTTGAAGATATCCCCTATTTTCAAGATGGTCAAGGGGATGCTTTGGAACCTTTTTTCGCTTATTTTGAAAATCCCAATCCAGGGACTTGTCTTGTTTTCCTTGCCCAAAGTGTGAATCGTGGGCGTAAGTTCTTTAAAGCTATCGAGAAAAAGGGGTCAATCCTGGAATTCGTCAGCCCCAAGCGACAGCAGGAATGGAGTGCTTGGCTGGATCGGGAATTGGCTGCCCGGGGAAAAACCATGAAGCCCCAAGTCAAGGCTCTTTTTCTGGAGTGGGGAGGACATCAGGTAGGGGCCTTAAGTCAGGAGTTGGATAAGCTTGCTTTATTTGTGGAGGGCAAAGAAATCCGGACAGAAGATGTCAGGAGTTTGGTTCCCCAGGCGGTGGAGGCCACTGTCTTTGAACTCTTGGATGCTGTAGCGGCCCGCTCCTCGAAGGAAGCGGTGCAAAAGCTTCAACAAGTGCTGCGCCAGGAACATTCCTTAAAAGTCCTGACTCTATTATCCCGTCAGGTTCGCCTGCTCCTCGGGGCACGAGCGATGCGGCAACAGGGAAGAGGTGCGGAAGAAGCTCCCCGACTCCTGGGTATTAAGCCTTATGAAGCCCAAAAAATATGGCAGAAAGCAGCCCAGTTGACCTGGGAGCAATTATCCTGGGCCCTAAGAGAGTGTCTGGAAACGGATGTGGCCATCAAGACCGGAAAAGGGGAGCCTGAGTTTCTGCTGGAGCTGATGGTGGTTAAATTTTGTGAGATGTAA